The region TAATTGATGAGCCAAGATTGGCACCCTATAGGTGCTATTGATTTTAAACTGAAGAGTTTGATCATGGCTCAGATTGAACGCTGGCGGCAGGCTTAACACATGCAAGTCGAGCGGAGAGAAAGTAGCTTGCTACTGGATCTTAGCGGCGGACGGGTGAGTAATGCTTAGGAATCTGCCTATTAGTGGGGGACAACGTTCCGAAAGGAACGCTAATACCGCATACGTCCTACGGGAGAAAGCAGGGGACCTTCGGGCCTTGCGCTAGTAGATGAGCCTAAGTCGGATTAGCTAGTTGGTGGGGTAAAGGCCTACCAAGGCGACGATCTGTAGCGGGTCTGAGAGGATGATCCGCCACACTGGGACTGAGACACGGCCCAGACTCCTACGGGAGGCAGCAGTGGGGAATATTGGACAATGGGCGGAAGCCTGATCCAGCCATGCCGCGTGTGTGAAGAAGGCCTTTTGGTTGTAAAGCACTTTAAGCGAGGAGGAGGAACTCTAGATTAATACTCTAGATGTTTGGACGTTACTCGCAGAATAAGCACCGGCTAACTCTGTGCCAGCAGCCGCGGTAATACAGAGGGTGCGAGCGTTAATCGGATTTACTGGGCGTAAAGCGTGCGTAGGCGGCTTTTTAAGTCGGATGTGAAATCCCTGAGCTTAACTTAGGAATTGCATTCGATACTGGAAAGCTAGAGTATGGGAGAGGATGGTAGAATTCCAGGTGTAGCGGTGAAATGCGTAGAGATCTGGAGGAATACCGATGGCGAAGGCAGCCATCTGGCCTAATACTGACGCTGAGGTACGAAAGCATGGGGAGCAAACAGGATTAGATACCCTGGTAGTCCATGCCGTAAACGATGTCTACTAGCCGTTGGGGCCTTTGAGGCTTTAGTGGCGCAGCTAACGCGATAAGTAGACCGCCTGGGGAGTACGGTCGCAAGACTAAAACTCAAATGAATTGACGGGGGCCCGCACAAGCGGTGGAGCATGTGGTTTAATTCGATGCAACGCGAAGAACCTTACCTGGCCTTGACATACTAAGAACTTTCCAGAGATGGATTGGTGCCTTCGGGAACTTAGATACAGGTGCTGCATGGCTGTCGTCAGCTCGTGTCGTGAGATGTTGGGTTAAGTCCCGCAACGAGCGCAACCCTTTTCCTTATTTGCCAGCGGGTTATGCCGGGAACTTTAAGGATACTGCCAGTGACAAACTGGAGGAAGGCGGGGACGACGTCAAGTCATCATGGCCCTTACGGCCAGGGCTACACACGTGCTACAATGGTCGGTACAAAGGGTTGCTACCTCGCGAGAGGATGCTAATCTCAAAAAGCCGATCGTAGTCCGGATCGCAGTCTGCAACTCGACTGCGTGAAGTCGGAATCGCTAGTAATCGCGGATCAGAATGCCGCGGTGAATACGTTCCCGGGCCTTGTACACACCGCCCGTCACACCATGGGAGTTTGTTGCACCAGAAGTAGGTAGTCTAACCGTAAGGAGGACGCTTACCACGGTGTGGCCGATGACTGGGGTGAAGTCGTAACAAGGTAGCCGTAGGGGAACCTGCGGCTGGATCACCTCCTTAACGAAAGATTGACGATTGGTAAGAATCCACAACAAGTTGTTCTTCATGACGATGTATCTGAGGGTCTGTAGCTCAGTTGGTTAGAGCACACGCTTGATAAGCGTGGGGTCACAAGTTCAAGTCTTGTCAGACCCACCACTAACGACAAGCAAGCAATTGCAGAGTGAAGAAATCAGAAACATTGACTTATTGATAAGCTGGGGACTTAGCTTAGTTGGTAGAGCGCCTGCTTTGCACGCAGGAGGTCAGGAGTTCGACTCTCCTAGTCTCCACCACGTATCCTTCGGATACGTAATAAGCAAACGGTTTGTTAGATTATAGAATTTAGTAAGAAGTTGGCGTAATATGCGCATCTTATTAAATTCTGTGATTTATCACAGCATCTAGACCTGACGAAGGCTAGAGAAATCATTAACAGAATATATTTGAGTTGAAATAATTTGTTCAAACTCGTTTTAAACAACCTAACAAGCAATTGTGAAAGTTGAATGAAATGAGTTCTAGCGATTAAACTGAATCAAGCGTTTTGGTATATGAATCTAATTGAAGCTGTACAGTGATTAAGTTCACAAGACACTAAACTGTTATGTTGGTTGTTCTACTTGTAGGAACAAACGACTGTTTGGGGTTGTATAGTCAAGTAATTAAGTGCATGTGGTGGATGCCTTGGCAGTCAGAGGCGATGAAAGACGTGATAGCCTGCGAAAAGCTCCGGGGAGGCGGCAAATATCCTGTGATCCGGAGATGTCTGAATGGGGAAACCCACCTGGTATAAGCCAGGTATCATTAACTGAATACATAGGTTAATGAGGCGAACGGAGGGAAGTGAAACATCTCAGTACCTCTAGGAAAAGAAATCAATTGAGATTCCCTCAGTAGCGGCGAGCGAACGGGGAACAGCCCATTAAGTCATATCAGTTTTAGTGGAATGCTCTGGGAAGTGCAACCATAGTGGGTGATAGTCCTGTACACGAAAGGGCTGATATGATGATGTCGAGTAGGGCGAGGCACGTGAAACCTTGTCTGAATATGGGGGGACCATCCTCCAAGGCTAAATACTCCTGACTGACCGATAGTGAACCAGTACCGTGAGGGAAAGGCGAAAAGAACCCCTGTGAGGGGAGTGAAATAGATCCTGAAACCGCATGCATACAAGCAGTGGGAGCCGACTTGTTCGGTGACTGCGTACCTTTTGTATAATGGGTCAGCGACTTATATTCAGTAGCAAGGTTAACCGTATAGGGGAGCCGTAGGGAAACCGAGTCTTAATAGGGCGTTTAGTTGCTGGGTATAGACCCGAAACCGGGTGATCTATCCATGAGCAGGTTGAAGGTTAGGTAACACTGACTGGAGGACCGAACCCACTGTCGTTGAAAAGCCAGGGGATGACTTGTGGATAGGGGTGAAAGGCTAATCAAACTCGGTGATAGCTGGTTCTCCCCGAAAGCTATTTAGGTAGCGCCTCGGACGAATACCATTGGGGGTAGAGCACTGTTTCGGCTAGGGGGTCATCCCGACTTACCAAACCGATGCAAACTCCGAATACCAATGAGTACTATCCGGGAGACAGACTGCGGGTGCTAACGTCCGTAGTCAAGAGGAAAACAATCCAGACCGCCAGCTAAGGCCCCTAAATTATAGTTAAGTGGGAAACGATGTGGGAAGGCATAGACAGCTAGGAGGTTGGCTTAGAAGCAGCCACCCTTTAAAGAAAGCGTAATAGCTCACTAGTCGAGTCGGCCTGCGCGGAAGATGTAACGGGGCTAAAACTATATGCCGAAGCTGCGGATTTGCAATTTATTGCAAGTGGTAGGGGAGCGTTCTGTAAGCCGATGAAGGTGGATTGAGAAGTCTGCTGGAGGTATCAGAAGTGCGAATGCTGACGTGAGTAACGACAAAGCGGGTGAAAAACCCGCTCGCTGAAAGACCAAGGGTTCCAGTCCAACGTTAATCGGGGCTGGGTGAGTCGACCCCTAAGGCGAGGCCGAGAGGCGTAGTCGATGGGAAATTGGTTAATATTCCAATACTTCTGTTTAATGCGATGAGAGGACGGAGAAGGTTAAGTCAGCCTGGCGTTGGTTGTCCAGGTGGAAGGTTGTAGGCATGTATCTTAGGCAAATCCGGGGTACTCTATGCTGAGAACTGATAGCAAGCTGTACTTGTACAGTGAAGTGGCTGATACCATACTTCCAGGAAAAGTCTCTAAGCTTCAGTTAAACAGGAATCGTACCCGAAACCGACACAGGTGGTCAGGTCGAGTAGACCAAAGCGCTTGAGAGAACTCTGCTGAAGGAACTAGGCAAAATGGTACCGTAACTTCGGGAGAAGGTACGCTGTTGATGGTGATAGGACTTGCTCCTTGAGCTGTCGACAGCCTCAGAAACCAGGCCCCTGCAACTGTTTATTAAAAACATAGCACTCTGCAAACACGAAAGTGGACGTATAGGGTGTGATGCCTGCCCGGTGCTGGAAGGTTAATTGATGTGGTTAGCGCAAGCGAAGCTATTGATCGAAGCCCCAGTAAACGGCGGCCGTAACTATAACGGTCCTAAGGTAGCGAAATTCCTTGTCGGGTAAGTTCCGACCTGCACGAATGGCATAATGATGGGGGCGCTGTCTCCAGCAGAGGCTCAGTGAAATCGAAATCGCCGTGAAGATGCGGTGTACCCGCGGCTAGACGGAAAGACCCCGTGAACCTTTACTGCAGCTTGACATTGAACTTTGATCTTACTTGTGTAGGATAGGTGGGAGGCTTTGAAGTGGCGACGCTAGTTGCCATGGAGCCGTCCTTGAAATACCACCCTGGTAATATTGAGGTTCTAACTCTGCTCCATTATCTGGAGCGAGGACCATGTCTGGTGGGTAGTTTGACTGGGGCGGTCTCCTCCTAAAGAGTAACGGAGGAGTACGAAGGTGCGCTCAGCGTGGTCGGAAATCACGCGTAGAGTATAAAGGCAAAAGCGCGCTTAACTGCGAGACCCACAAGTCGAGCAGGTACGAAAGTAGGTCTTAGTGATCCGGTGGTTCTGTATGGAAGGGCCATCGCTCAACGGATAAAAGGTACTCTGGGGATAACAGGCTGATACCGCCCAAGAGTTCATATCGACGGCGGTGTTTGGCACCTCGATGTCGGCTCATCTCATCCTGGGGCTGAAGCAGGTCCCAAGGGTATGGCTGTTCGCCATTTAAAGAGGTACGCGAGCTGGGTTTAGAACGTCGTGAGACAGTTCGGTCCCTATCTACCGTGGGCGCTGGAAATTTGAGAGGATCTGCTCCTAGTACGAGAGGACCAGAGTGGACGAACCTCTGGTGTACCGGTTGTGACGCCAGTCGCATCGCCGGGTAGCTATGTTCGGAAGGGATAACCGCTGAAAGCATCTAAGCGGGAAGCCTACCTCAAGATAAGATTTCCCTGTGACTTTATGTCACCTAAAGAGCCGTTGAAGACTACGACGTTGATAGGTTGGATGTGGAAGTGTAGTGATACATGAAGCTGACCAATACTAATTGCTCGTGAGGCTTGACTATACAACACCCAAACAGTTGTATGTAAAGCATCAATTGATTTCATATTAATCAAAGCAACTTGATTTAGTGATCAAGCTAGATAAAATGAACACCTTAGATTGACTCAAGTATCTCTGTTAATAACTCATTTGGTAGAAAGCAAGGCAACCATAAGACCTAGCGAGTATCCATAAACAGTTGTGCTGGCGACAATAGCAAGAGTGAACCACCTGATCCCTTCCCGAACTCAGAAGTGAAACCTCTTAGCGCTGATGGTAGTGTGGGGTTACCCATGTGAGAGTAAGTCATCGCCAGCTCATTATTCCAAAACACCCCCTGACAACAGGGGGTGTTTTTTTATGTACTAAAAATATTCTAGAACTCATCTTATTCATCAACTGCTGCAATTGAGGGTGGGACTGACTTTACTGCATACAGTGCTTGGCCAAGTGGAATATCTTTTTTGCAAGCACAGCAATACTTACGGCTGACTAGGCACAGCTATAGTACTAAGAATAGCTTTAACATTTTCGATATCAAGCGTAATAGATTGCTATCCTACGAGTTTGATTTCAGAGGCAAGGCGGAAACTACAGCCAGAATCAAGCTGCTAAAGGAGTGAATAGCTTCAGTGTAGTTAAGTTATGGCATTTCTAAAGATGATTTAGTATTGCTGTAGAAATTTGGAATCGATGCTTAACTAGTAAAGATTAAATAAAGCTTTGTTTTCGCTTCGCTGGGTAATTAAAAGCTGATTGCGCAGTTGGTCGTACAGATGCTTCCCTACAGCCATATGGTGCTAATAAAAGGTTCTATAAGCTGTAAACGAATATTGTACAGTTTGAAAATCTTATTATCTTGTATAAAAATAGACTGACATTGCCCAATCTTTTTATTACATGACTAAAAATTTATGTATAAGCATTTATTTTTAATCATATGCTGTACGTTTGTATAAAAATAAAAAACCAGCATAAAGCTGGTTTTTTTCCAAGTAGAAAGATTTAAGCAAATACTTTCATAACCTGATCTACAAGTACCCATAGGATCACGATTGCAACTACAGGTTCTGCAATTTTTGCCCAGTTTGGTACATTCACCACAACCACATCTTCAACATCATGCTCAGGGTGCTGATTATTTTGGCTGACCATCTGATTAAACTCCTTCATCGTTGCCTCCAATGATAGCTCTTCTTGTGGCATTGGTTTAGAGCCTTTGAGTTCTGTTAGGTTATTTGTTGTCCAAATCCAATCATCCGCTTGACCAGAAAGATGTTCAATCTGACCATACAACAGTTCCTGAATACTGTTCAGATTATGATTTCCGGTATCATGCAACTGCTTAAGTTCTATGAGTTGGAGTTTGAAAATTTCATAAATACTGGCTTCTTGCATTTCAAGAGAAAGAGTAGACTGATTGGATTTAAGCGTACTTAGGTGACGAGCGATTTCCTGAATGTAAAGTTCATCAGGGTGGTTAATTTCATTATAAATTTTATTGGGATTGAGTCGCCATTCACTGATCAGCTTGCCTAAAGTCAGTGCGCTGATCTCGGCAATATATGCACGACGTTCCTGCTTTGGATACTGACTTAGAAGCTCAGGCTTTTGAGTTTCTATCTGTTCAACAAAATATTGCACTAAATCAAAAGCCATTCACTTACTCCGTTTTTGTTTAATCTAATAACCTTAGGCTTGGTTTTTTCTTAGGTGTTTCAGGTTTTTCTTCAGTGTTTGATTTTAAGGCATCTTCTTCAGTTTGTGTATGCTCATATTCACTTGGATCAAAGAATAATCCCTGACCATTTTCACGTGCATAAATGCCAAGTACCGCAGACATGGGTACATAAATATCACGTGATACACCACCGAAACGTGCCGAGAATGTAATCGCATCATTGCTTATATGCAGCGCATGTACAGCATGCGGTACGATATTCAGAATGATTTGACCATCTTTAATAAACTGCTCTGGCACCATGGTATTAGGACGCGTAGCATCGACTAACAGGTAGGGGGTCATATTGTTATCACAGATCCATTCATAAATCGCACGAGACATATAAGGACGTGTAGGCGTAAGGTTAAATTCCTGTTCAGACATAATGATTACTCGATTAATTTGATAACTGGGCAGCGTAGCGATTTTTTTCCTGCAGCGTCATCGATTTGATGAAAGCAGGACGGCTAAAGATTCGCTGGCAATACAGATAGAAAGGGCGGCATTGCTGTTTAGGTAATTCTATACCCATACTGTGCAGACGGATAAAGATCGGCGCAAGCATACAATCTAATATACTAAACTGCTCCGACATGAAATATGGGAAGTGTTGAAACAATGGCATCAGTGAAATGAGAATATCGCGAAGCTGTTTTTGTGCCTGAGCTTTTGCAGCTGGATCTAAAGAATCCGAATGCTTTAACATGATGTCAGCCAGTTTTAGCCAGTCATGTTCAAAGCGCCATAGATATTGCCGTTGCTCGGCTCGCGGCATTGGCGCATCGGCATAGAGTTTGTTTTGACGATAGCGATCATCTATATATTCAGAAATGATCTGGGTAATAAATAATTTGAGATCGTTTTCAATCAGCATTGGCAGCTGATTATAAGGGTTTAGACTGGCCAAGTCTTCATCATCACTATCGACCAAAATTAAATGATATTTAATTTGTTTTTCGGTAAGAACGTAGCGAATCCAATGGGAGCGAAAGTCATCGGCATGGCTATATAAGGTGATTCCTTGAAGTGGCGCGCTTTCGACTGACATAAATCCTGAACAAATTTTAGTGAGTAGAATAGGATACTAAAAATAAACCTAAAAAGCACGAAGCATAAAAGACCAATTGGCTTTTGACAGGGTAGATTATAAGAAAAAATGAAAGGAGCAAAACAAGATGATTATGAATTTAGGCTTAATCATAGTATTTATTATTATAGGTATAGCCAACTATTATCTGACCAAGTCTTTCTGGTGTCATGAAGGGGTGTGGGGTAAAGATGTTCATGAACAATAAACCTGGAATCCTGCTAAATGGTCAATTTAAAGCCATAAAAAAACCCTGGATATACCAGGGTTTTTTGTCCGATTCGGTAAACGAATTAACGTTTAGAGAATTGAGGACGTTTACGAGCTTTACGTAAACCAAGTTTCTTACGTTCAACTTCACGAGCATCACGAGTAACGAAACCAGCTTGACGAAGAGCAGGTTTAAGTGTTTCGTCAGAAGCGATCAGTGCACGAGTAATACCGTGACGGATAGCGCCTGCTTGACCACCGATACCACCACCAGCAACAGTGATGTAAAGGTCATATTTCTCAGTCGCTTCAAGAAGCTCTAGAGGTTGACGAACAACCATACGAGCAGTCTCACGACCGAAGTATTGTTCTAAAGAACGGTTGTTGATTACGAGTTTACCAGTACCAGCAGATAGGAAAACACGTGCAGTTGCGGTCTTACGGCGACCTGTACCATAGTTAGTAGCCATGTGCTGTATCCCTTAGATGTCCAAAACTTGTGGCTGTTGAGCTGTGTGAGGATGCTCAGCACCAGCGTACACTTTCATTTTCTTGATCATTGCATAACCAAGAGGACCTTTTGGCAACATGCCTTTAACAGCACGTTGGAAGATTTCTTCTGGTTTGTGAGCAACTAATTTTTCAAAGTTAGTTTCACGGATACCACCAGGGAAACCAGTGTGGCGATAGTATTTCTTATCAAGTGATTTGTTACCAGTCACTTGAACTTGCTCAGCATTGATAACAACGATGTAGTCACCAGTGTCAACGTGAGGAGTATAAGAAGTCTTGTGCTTACCGCGTAAACGACGAGCGATTTCCGTCGCAAGGCGACCTAGAGTTTTGCCAGAAGCATCAACAACGTACCAGTCGTGTTGAACTTCAGCTGGCTTAGCGCTGAGAGTTTTCATTAAACCACTACCTATTATAGTTGGTTTGGGCTATGGAAGCGGCCCAAACAAAAAGGAGACGAGATTCTAAACGAATACGTGAAGAATCACAAATGAAAATTAAAAATTTCAAGCGCTGTATTTTATATAATCTACATGCATAAGGGAAGAAAAATTAAGCAGATTACCTAAAAATAGCTGGCGAGATTTGTAACGCAGATTTTCTCCAGAAGAGTAACCAACCAAAATACTGTACAGATAGATCATGGCAGGCACGCCTTATGGAAACAGGCTATACTATTGAAGGCCTTAGTGAATAGAGAAAAAGATGCTGCCTTTATATGTCACCAGTGGGGAACCTGCCGGAATTGGTCCAGATATCTGTTTAAGTTTGGCGGATCGTGTTGATGAGCGTCCAATTGTGGTACTGGCAGATATGGAAATGCTTAAACAGCGTGCCGAGCAGTTAAATCTGGCAGTAGGGCTGATTGCATATACCGGGCAAACTTCCTCTTCAGAAAAAGGTCTGCTCTATGTTGAGCATGTGCCTTTGGCAGAGCCGGTCATATTGGGTGAACTCAATAGGCAGAATGCAGCTTATGTGCTGGAACAATTACGTCGTTCAGCTGATTATGCCATGACTGGAAAGAGTGTCGGCGTGGCAACAGCACCGGTGCAGAAATCGGTGATTAATGATGCTGGCATTCATTTTAGCGGTCATACTGAGTACTATCAGGAATTTGCTGGCGTGCCGTGTGTAGTGATGATGCTGGCGACTAAGACCTTACGTGTCGCTTTAGCAACCACCCATCTTCCGCTTCGTGCAGTCGCAGATGCGATTACGTCTGAGCGCTTGCAACAGGTGATTGATATTCTGATTCATGACCTGAAATCAAAATTCAAGATCGAGCATCCGCATATTCTGGTCTGTGGTCTGAATCCGCATGCCGGTGAGGGCGGTTATCTGGGAATGGAAGAGATTGAAGTGATCAATCCAGTGCTGGAAACTTACCGTGCTCAAGGCATCAATATGAGCCTGAGTCTGCCTGCTGATACCTTATTTACTCCGGAAAATTTAAAAGATGCGGATGCTGTTCTGGCGATGTATCACGATCAGGGCTTACCTGTGTTAAAATCTCAGGGTTTTGGTGAAGCCATCAATATTACTTTGGGCTTACCGTTTATTCGAACTTCTGTCGATCATGGCACAGCACTCTCCCTTGCAGGTACAGGCCTTGCGAAAAGCTCAAGCTTACATGTGGCTGTGGATTTGGCGCTGGATTTAGCGCGTCAGTGATCTCGTCTTTATTACACGTTGGAAATGTCTATGTATCAGATTAATGCCTTAAACCCGAAAGATGAAGGGCATCACACGCGTAAGCGTTTTGGTCAAAACTTCTTACATGACCAACGTGTCATTGCCAAAATTGTACGTTCAGTAAATCCACGTGCAGGCGAAAATATTGTTGAAATTGGTCCGGGTCTGGCAGCGTTGACTTCACCTTTAATTGGTGAATGTGACGCTTTAACAGTGATCGAGCTTGACCGTGATTTGGCAGCGGGTCTACCGGGTCGTGTACCACATCCTGAACGTTTAACCATTGTTGAAACAGATGCACTGAAATACGACTTCACCAATTTATTTGAAGACGGCCGTCCGCTACGTGTAGTCGGAAACCTGCCTTATAATATTTCGACACCATTGCTGTTCCATCTCTTGGAATTCGGTGACAAAGTTAAAGACATGCACTTCATGCTGCAAAAAGAAGTGGTGGATCGTATTACCGCTTCACCAAACACCAAAGAATATGGTCGTTTGTCCGTAATGATCCAGTAT is a window of Acinetobacter sp. ASP199 DNA encoding:
- a CDS encoding ClpXP protease specificity-enhancing factor, whose product is MSEQEFNLTPTRPYMSRAIYEWICDNNMTPYLLVDATRPNTMVPEQFIKDGQIILNIVPHAVHALHISNDAITFSARFGGVSRDIYVPMSAVLGIYARENGQGLFFDPSEYEHTQTEEDALKSNTEEKPETPKKKPSLRLLD
- a CDS encoding glutathione S-transferase N-terminal domain-containing protein — encoded protein: MSVESAPLQGITLYSHADDFRSHWIRYVLTEKQIKYHLILVDSDDEDLASLNPYNQLPMLIENDLKLFITQIISEYIDDRYRQNKLYADAPMPRAEQRQYLWRFEHDWLKLADIMLKHSDSLDPAAKAQAQKQLRDILISLMPLFQHFPYFMSEQFSILDCMLAPIFIRLHSMGIELPKQQCRPFYLYCQRIFSRPAFIKSMTLQEKNRYAAQLSN
- the rpsI gene encoding 30S ribosomal protein S9 — encoded protein: MATNYGTGRRKTATARVFLSAGTGKLVINNRSLEQYFGRETARMVVRQPLELLEATEKYDLYITVAGGGIGGQAGAIRHGITRALIASDETLKPALRQAGFVTRDAREVERKKLGLRKARKRPQFSKR
- the rplM gene encoding 50S ribosomal protein L13, with the translated sequence MKTLSAKPAEVQHDWYVVDASGKTLGRLATEIARRLRGKHKTSYTPHVDTGDYIVVINAEQVQVTGNKSLDKKYYRHTGFPGGIRETNFEKLVAHKPEEIFQRAVKGMLPKGPLGYAMIKKMKVYAGAEHPHTAQQPQVLDI
- the pdxA gene encoding 4-hydroxythreonine-4-phosphate dehydrogenase PdxA; translated protein: MLPLYVTSGEPAGIGPDICLSLADRVDERPIVVLADMEMLKQRAEQLNLAVGLIAYTGQTSSSEKGLLYVEHVPLAEPVILGELNRQNAAYVLEQLRRSADYAMTGKSVGVATAPVQKSVINDAGIHFSGHTEYYQEFAGVPCVVMMLATKTLRVALATTHLPLRAVADAITSERLQQVIDILIHDLKSKFKIEHPHILVCGLNPHAGEGGYLGMEEIEVINPVLETYRAQGINMSLSLPADTLFTPENLKDADAVLAMYHDQGLPVLKSQGFGEAINITLGLPFIRTSVDHGTALSLAGTGLAKSSSLHVAVDLALDLARQ
- the rsmA gene encoding 16S rRNA (adenine(1518)-N(6)/adenine(1519)-N(6))-dimethyltransferase RsmA yields the protein MYQINALNPKDEGHHTRKRFGQNFLHDQRVIAKIVRSVNPRAGENIVEIGPGLAALTSPLIGECDALTVIELDRDLAAGLPGRVPHPERLTIVETDALKYDFTNLFEDGRPLRVVGNLPYNISTPLLFHLLEFGDKVKDMHFMLQKEVVDRITASPNTKEYGRLSVMIQYYCKPTFLFEVPPGSFNPPPKVTSAVFRLEPYDVKPIVAKNEKALARLVSHVFTQRRKTLRNSLKGMLVEDGFEKAGVDPMARPETLTLAQFVALSDQMVA